The proteins below come from a single uncultured Methanobrevibacter sp. genomic window:
- a CDS encoding RraA family protein, with translation MSVTPSDVLNKNKNLDKRVNVGDIDLKNVTVDDLKFNGDNYREHIHLCSLLENISVCQISDAYKGISHRSGTIKSIKPINNLKVWGSIFTAETTSDDWGTSALAIDAAGYGDILFFKVDNDEKAIWGELASTAAKNNGIKATVIYGSVRDLDALLYMDYPIFASNFVPNAGLALGLGTLNQPIEIEGNNINPGDFFFGDETGIVIIPKELFNKVMVSALEVKLTESGIVEKLASGMTLAQITGLR, from the coding sequence ATGAGCGTAACTCCGAGTGATGTTTTAAATAAAAATAAAAATTTAGATAAGCGGGTTAATGTTGGGGATATTGATTTAAAAAATGTTACTGTTGATGATTTAAAATTTAATGGCGATAATTATAGGGAACATATTCATCTTTGTTCCTTGCTTGAAAATATATCTGTATGCCAAATTTCGGATGCATATAAAGGAATTTCACATCGTTCCGGAACTATAAAATCCATAAAACCTATTAATAATCTAAAAGTGTGGGGAAGCATTTTTACTGCTGAAACTACAAGTGATGATTGGGGAACTTCAGCTTTGGCTATTGATGCTGCAGGTTATGGAGATATTTTATTTTTCAAAGTCGATAATGATGAAAAAGCCATATGGGGTGAATTAGCATCTACTGCGGCTAAAAATAATGGAATTAAGGCAACCGTTATTTATGGATCCGTTCGTGATTTGGATGCTTTATTATATATGGATTATCCTATTTTTGCTTCCAATTTTGTTCCAAATGCTGGTTTAGCTCTTGGTTTGGGTACTTTAAACCAACCAATTGAAATTGAAGGAAATAACATAAATCCTGGTGATTTTTTCTTTGGAGATGAGACTGGAATTGTTATAATTCCTAAGGAATTGTTCAATAAAGTTATGGTTTCAGCGCTTGAAGTGAAATTGACTGAGTCAGGAATTGTAGAAAAATTGGCCAGTGGTATGACTTTAGCACAGATTACTGGCCTTAGATGA
- a CDS encoding DUF2116 family Zn-ribbon domain-containing protein, with the protein MAVEPHKHCPICGTPIPLNELVCSPDCQKVWDARLNQRKRSQIILYVVIAIFLIIWAYLTFMK; encoded by the coding sequence ATGGCAGTAGAACCTCATAAACATTGTCCTATTTGTGGGACACCAATACCTTTAAACGAACTTGTATGCTCACCAGATTGTCAAAAAGTTTGGGATGCAAGATTAAATCAAAGAAAAAGATCCCAGATAATATTATATGTCGTTATTGCAATATTCTTAATAATTTGGGCATATTTAACATTTATGAAATAA
- a CDS encoding TatD family hydrolase, with product MENLIDIGLNLMHSSFKKDRLEIIEEAKKVGVTQFIITGTNVHSSHMAAEYVSKFPGTLFSTSGVHPHDAKTCNGHTINELEKIAKSKSVVAIGECGLDYNRNFSPQDLQRKWFEAQVELAEKLDMPLFLHEREAHKDLYDILKRHDDVVEKAVVHCFTGTKQEAQNYIDLSCSIGVTGWICDMKRGRDLQEAVSVIPPEKLMIETDAPFLIPKNFDKKPKKNRNEPKYLPHILETIALCMGLDAEELAVQVTKNTKEFFKI from the coding sequence GTGGAAAATCTCATTGATATTGGTTTAAACCTAATGCACTCCTCTTTTAAAAAGGACAGATTGGAAATAATCGAAGAAGCCAAAAAAGTTGGAGTCACCCAGTTTATCATTACTGGAACCAATGTACATTCAAGCCATATGGCTGCAGAATATGTTTCAAAATTTCCTGGAACATTATTTTCAACATCAGGAGTTCATCCTCATGATGCAAAGACTTGCAATGGACATACTATCAATGAATTAGAAAAAATAGCTAAAAGCAAAAGTGTTGTGGCCATCGGAGAATGTGGTCTTGATTACAATAGAAATTTTTCACCACAGGATTTGCAAAGAAAATGGTTCGAAGCACAAGTTGAATTAGCTGAAAAATTAGACATGCCTTTATTTTTACATGAAAGAGAAGCACATAAAGATTTATATGATATATTAAAAAGGCATGACGATGTTGTCGAAAAAGCAGTTGTCCATTGTTTTACAGGAACAAAACAAGAAGCACAAAATTACATTGATTTAAGTTGTAGCATAGGTGTTACTGGATGGATTTGTGACATGAAAAGAGGAAGAGACCTGCAAGAGGCAGTGAGTGTTATTCCTCCCGAAAAATTAATGATTGAAACTGATGCACCATTTTTAATACCTAAAAACTTTGATAAAAAACCTAAAAAAAATAGAAACGAACCGAAATATTTACCACATATCCTCGAAACAATTGCACTTTGCATGGGCCTTGATGCAGAAGAACTCGCAGTTCAAGTTACTAAAAATACAAAAGAATTTTTTAAAATATAA
- a CDS encoding DMT family transporter yields the protein MKKIYLILPILAGLMFGSSGIFVRTLTQNGIDSTTLLFLRFSIAIIPLLIAIFLTDAKLLKIELKDIPLFLLCAICIVGLNICYNESMNTVPLSLAAVLLSLAPIYVLILAYILFRENITAKKLICMALAIFGCILMTGVLESNLSDIPLLGIISGIGAGLFWAIYLMASKKSIENGNHTYTILIYSIVFISIALIPFTNFSQITGFISVNPTLAIIFLIIHSTFSFALPYILSTVSLKYIDSGVSSIIMSGAEPFAALTFGFLIYSEVPTFLMFCGFLLTIISIMIIGKKENAKN from the coding sequence ATGAAAAAAATCTATCTAATTTTACCAATATTGGCAGGACTGATGTTTGGATCAAGTGGCATTTTCGTTCGAACATTAACTCAAAATGGCATTGATTCAACCACATTACTTTTTTTAAGGTTTTCAATTGCTATAATCCCCCTTTTAATTGCTATTTTTTTAACCGATGCCAAATTATTAAAAATAGAATTAAAGGATATCCCTCTTTTTTTGCTTTGTGCAATATGTATTGTTGGACTGAATATATGTTACAATGAATCAATGAATACTGTTCCACTATCTTTAGCAGCAGTACTATTGTCATTAGCTCCAATTTATGTATTAATTTTAGCATACATATTATTTAGAGAAAACATCACCGCCAAAAAGTTAATTTGTATGGCTTTGGCAATTTTTGGATGCATCTTAATGACTGGAGTTCTTGAAAGCAATTTAAGTGATATTCCATTACTGGGCATCATTTCAGGAATAGGTGCTGGATTATTCTGGGCAATCTATCTAATGGCATCCAAAAAATCGATTGAAAATGGAAATCACACTTACACAATACTGATTTATTCTATAGTTTTCATTTCAATAGCATTGATTCCATTTACAAACTTTAGCCAAATTACAGGTTTCATATCAGTTAATCCCACATTGGCAATCATATTTCTGATTATACATTCAACATTTTCATTTGCCCTGCCATATATTCTTTCTACAGTAAGCTTGAAATATATCGACTCCGGAGTATCATCCATCATAATGTCCGGAGCAGAACCTTTCGCTGCATTAACCTTTGGATTTTTAATCTATTCTGAAGTTCCAACATTTCTAATGTTTTGCGGATTTCTATTAACAATAATATCAATCATGATTATAGGCAAAAAAGAAAATGCGAAAAATTAA
- the pyrH gene encoding UMP kinase has translation MKIVIAIGGSILLKEYDCKKFQEYSAILKDLSKEHELFVVVGGGKPAREYIGVVRDLGAGEAQCDDIGIEVTRINAKLLLSALGDAAYQRVPHNFQEALEFSASGKIIVMGGTEPAHSTDAVSAILAEYINADKLINLTSVDGMYTKDPNKFDDAELVPEISATDLLEFLSGKDVKAGTYEFFDTTAVQMIKRSNLETVITNGFEPENLIKAVNGEEIGTKVINE, from the coding sequence ATGAAAATTGTTATTGCAATTGGAGGATCAATATTACTTAAAGAATATGATTGTAAAAAATTCCAAGAGTACAGTGCTATATTAAAGGATTTATCTAAAGAACATGAATTATTCGTCGTTGTTGGTGGTGGAAAGCCTGCAAGAGAATACATTGGAGTAGTTCGTGATTTAGGTGCCGGTGAAGCACAATGTGACGATATAGGAATAGAAGTTACAAGAATTAATGCAAAATTATTATTGTCTGCACTTGGAGATGCAGCATATCAAAGAGTTCCTCACAACTTCCAAGAAGCTTTGGAATTCTCAGCAAGTGGAAAAATTATTGTTATGGGTGGAACCGAACCTGCTCACAGTACCGATGCAGTATCTGCAATTCTTGCAGAATACATTAATGCAGACAAGTTAATTAATCTTACTTCAGTCGATGGAATGTATACCAAAGACCCTAACAAATTTGATGACGCCGAACTTGTTCCTGAAATTTCAGCAACTGATTTGCTTGAATTTTTAAGTGGCAAAGATGTTAAAGCAGGAACTTACGAATTCTTTGACACCACAGCTGTTCAAATGATTAAAAGATCCAATTTAGAAACTGTTATTACCAATGGTTTTGAACCTGAAAACTTAATTAAAGCAGTGAATGGCGAAGAAATCGGTACTAAAGTAATAAATGAATAG
- a CDS encoding Gar1/Naf1 family protein: protein MKFLGNSLHIANSGKLIARSSKTPSPGGIVFDSNKNKIGKVSYVFGPTKQPYVSIRLFRSANRDRIAKNCGEKLFVSKPKSKKPKKRRMKARHKK, encoded by the coding sequence ATGAAATTCTTAGGAAATAGTTTGCATATTGCAAATTCTGGTAAATTAATAGCTAGATCTTCTAAAACACCGTCACCTGGTGGAATTGTCTTTGACAGTAATAAAAATAAAATTGGGAAGGTTAGCTATGTTTTTGGACCAACAAAACAACCATACGTCTCAATTAGGTTATTTAGATCAGCCAATCGGGATCGTATTGCGAAAAATTGTGGTGAAAAACTATTTGTATCAAAACCAAAATCCAAAAAACCTAAAAAAAGGAGGATGAAAGCACGACACAAGAAGTAA
- a CDS encoding adhesin produces MRKKIAILIMALLLIAPVIQDVTATKTVFITTDNIVDHDFDVGLITAIKNYVQELSGGELQVVIDNQAPAAGEGYRSIEVTSDASIDLAASDAGNYIQLANYSAHSNKQIVFVNIGDYDLDNSSNYLRRAWDDNYTNETIAGVHDPGTLLRNSGIFYVQPAKEFPDKYKNGILDNYDDEMAKQIAQEIVGIINTHDNDTKVFSEDLVVKNKISPAGMANASKELLNSGDKEFNGTFGAYTAPQLLYQTSSYLNGNGLDIPKTFKEPENPMGVSIFAKGSYSISDYFKMGGIVRNYMDEHGQAPDSIEYEGAQISYYDLLYNFAKITQNHTDSAHMGFENEYQFEKVNSSFLLDAFPFILVLFILFLAYLVYKRIRR; encoded by the coding sequence ATGAGGAAAAAAATCGCAATATTAATAATGGCATTACTATTAATTGCACCAGTTATACAAGATGTAACTGCAACTAAAACTGTTTTTATCACAACAGACAATATTGTTGATCATGATTTCGATGTAGGATTAATAACAGCCATTAAAAACTACGTACAGGAACTTAGCGGTGGAGAACTTCAAGTTGTAATTGATAATCAAGCCCCAGCTGCCGGAGAAGGTTATCGGTCGATTGAAGTAACAAGTGATGCAAGCATAGATTTAGCTGCATCAGATGCTGGAAATTATATACAATTAGCAAATTATAGTGCACATTCCAATAAACAAATTGTTTTTGTCAATATAGGAGATTATGACTTAGATAACTCTTCAAACTACCTCAGAAGAGCATGGGATGACAATTATACCAATGAAACTATTGCTGGAGTGCATGACCCTGGAACACTTCTTAGAAATTCAGGAATATTTTATGTACAACCTGCAAAAGAATTCCCAGACAAATACAAAAACGGCATTTTAGACAATTATGATGATGAAATGGCTAAACAGATTGCTCAAGAAATTGTTGGCATCATCAATACCCATGATAATGATACAAAAGTATTCAGCGAGGATCTGGTTGTTAAAAATAAAATTAGCCCTGCAGGAATGGCAAATGCAAGCAAAGAATTATTGAATAGTGGTGATAAAGAGTTTAATGGGACCTTCGGAGCATACACTGCCCCACAATTATTATATCAAACCAGTTCCTATTTAAATGGTAATGGATTAGATATTCCAAAAACTTTCAAAGAGCCTGAAAATCCAATGGGCGTTTCAATATTTGCAAAAGGATCATATTCAATTTCTGATTATTTCAAAATGGGAGGAATAGTTAGAAATTATATGGACGAACATGGTCAAGCCCCTGACTCAATTGAATATGAAGGTGCACAAATCAGTTATTATGATTTATTATATAACTTCGCAAAAATAACTCAAAATCATACAGACAGTGCACATATGGGCTTTGAAAATGAATATCAGTTTGAAAAAGTAAATAGTTCATTCTTACTGGATGCATTCCCATTCATATTAGTATTATTCATATTATTCCTTGCGTATTTAGTTTATAAACGAATAAGAAGATAA
- a CDS encoding MIP family channel protein has protein sequence MKRYIAELIGTMVLVLFGCGSAAIAGSVLGNLGIAMAFGLSIVAMAYVIGDISGCHINPAVSIGMWIDGRMEAKDLIMYIVFQCIGAIIGIALLAAIINSSAYLGGYATTGLGQNGFGMASSVGLNVVGAIIVEIILTFVFVFTVLGVTKKVENATIAGIVIGLTLAFVHIMGIPLTGTSVNPARSLAPALFMGGQALQQVWVFILAPIVGAVIAGLLYKGLISEDA, from the coding sequence ATGAAAAGATATATAGCAGAATTAATCGGAACAATGGTTCTTGTATTATTTGGATGTGGAAGTGCAGCAATTGCAGGTTCAGTTTTAGGAAATCTTGGTATTGCAATGGCATTTGGATTATCAATTGTAGCAATGGCATACGTAATTGGCGACATATCAGGATGTCACATCAATCCAGCCGTTTCAATAGGTATGTGGATAGATGGCAGAATGGAAGCAAAAGACTTAATAATGTACATTGTATTCCAATGTATTGGTGCAATTATTGGTATTGCACTTCTTGCAGCTATTATTAACTCATCAGCATACCTTGGAGGATATGCTACAACAGGATTAGGTCAAAACGGATTTGGAATGGCATCAAGTGTTGGCCTTAATGTCGTAGGTGCAATTATTGTAGAAATTATCTTAACTTTTGTCTTTGTATTCACCGTTCTTGGCGTTACCAAAAAAGTGGAAAATGCAACTATTGCAGGTATTGTAATAGGTTTAACATTAGCATTTGTACATATTATGGGAATTCCGTTAACTGGTACTTCAGTTAACCCTGCACGTAGTTTAGCTCCTGCATTATTCATGGGCGGTCAAGCTCTCCAACAAGTATGGGTATTTATTTTAGCACCTATAGTTGGTGCAGTAATTGCAGGATTACTATACAAAGGTTTAATTTCAGAGGATGCATAA
- a CDS encoding MJ1255/VC2487 family glycosyltransferase, producing the protein MILSIIIPTYNEEEYLPVLLESIKKQNFSDYEVIVADANSTDRTREIAEEYGCVIVDGGLPAVGRNNGAKVAKGEYLIFLDSDLVLTDDYLRNVIYEFKMERLGIAITQMLPMSNKIEDKLFHDFANYFMIGVENIKPHGAGCYGIIAKKELHDECNGFDESLTFGEDTDYIERLAKKEPFKVLRNAKIGVSTRRLEEEGITTLIKQYGKSTVNDFLGKRTDAEELDYNFDHGHEKITTSELSGLEKNAKRINSVKSRYDNSVERYNTAQSRIKANHRKRQKKVVFYCVCGEGMGHAIRTGVIVDKIKEKYDVYLFSSDRAYEYLNSKFDNVYEIGGFNTVYINNKVNNLKTLSDAIKRNPTNIKVGYENLYKKAAQLKPDVIVTDFEIYATMISKIRGIPLISLDNIHMMTQTKIDYPKKYFGEMLKAKGVIKTYVVKPKIHILTSFFYPKIKPRKNAVIYPPIIREDIMKLEPKDGNHVIVYQTSRESEKLVRKLKALKNEKFIVYGFNKREKDGNLIYKEFNEDEFYDDLASSKAVICNGGFTFICEAIYLKKPIYSVPANGNFEQILNGFYVQKLGYGEYHEIMNAKMVKNFLNRLPKYQKRLSKVKNYNNDGIIRELIYRIEKYSLGK; encoded by the coding sequence ATGATTTTAAGCATTATCATACCTACCTATAACGAGGAAGAATACCTTCCAGTTTTATTAGAAAGCATAAAAAAACAAAATTTCAGTGATTATGAAGTAATAGTGGCTGATGCTAATTCAACTGATAGAACACGAGAAATTGCAGAGGAATATGGATGTGTTATAGTAGATGGAGGTCTTCCAGCAGTAGGCAGGAACAATGGTGCTAAAGTTGCCAAAGGAGAGTATTTAATTTTTCTAGATTCTGATTTGGTACTTACAGACGATTATTTGAGAAATGTAATTTATGAATTTAAAATGGAAAGACTTGGAATAGCCATTACACAAATGCTTCCAATGTCAAATAAAATTGAAGACAAATTATTCCACGATTTTGCAAATTACTTTATGATTGGCGTTGAAAACATCAAACCACATGGTGCAGGTTGTTATGGAATTATAGCAAAAAAAGAGTTGCACGATGAATGCAATGGTTTCGATGAATCATTAACTTTTGGTGAAGATACTGACTACATTGAAAGATTAGCTAAAAAAGAACCATTTAAAGTACTAAGAAATGCAAAAATTGGTGTTTCAACTAGAAGACTTGAAGAAGAAGGAATTACAACATTAATAAAACAGTACGGTAAAAGTACTGTGAATGATTTTCTGGGAAAAAGAACTGACGCTGAAGAACTAGATTATAACTTTGACCATGGCCATGAAAAGATTACTACATCAGAATTATCAGGACTTGAAAAAAACGCAAAAAGAATTAATTCAGTTAAATCACGTTATGATAATTCAGTTGAAAGATACAACACAGCCCAATCTAGAATAAAAGCAAATCATCGTAAAAGACAAAAAAAAGTTGTATTTTACTGTGTTTGCGGTGAAGGAATGGGTCATGCTATCAGAACAGGAGTCATTGTTGATAAAATTAAGGAAAAATATGATGTATACCTATTTTCAAGTGACAGAGCATACGAATACTTGAATTCCAAATTTGACAACGTCTATGAAATCGGAGGATTCAATACTGTTTACATTAACAATAAAGTGAATAATCTGAAAACTCTTTCAGATGCCATTAAAAGAAATCCCACAAATATTAAGGTAGGATATGAGAATTTATATAAAAAAGCAGCTCAACTAAAACCGGACGTCATTGTTACTGATTTTGAAATTTATGCTACAATGATTTCTAAAATCAGAGGCATACCCCTGATTAGTTTGGACAATATCCATATGATGACTCAAACTAAAATTGATTATCCAAAAAAATATTTTGGAGAAATGCTTAAAGCAAAGGGAGTTATCAAAACTTATGTTGTAAAACCGAAAATACATATTTTAACCAGTTTTTTTTATCCTAAAATTAAACCAAGAAAAAATGCAGTTATCTACCCTCCAATTATCCGTGAAGACATAATGAAATTGGAACCTAAAGATGGAAATCATGTTATTGTTTATCAAACAAGCCGAGAAAGCGAAAAACTTGTTCGTAAATTAAAAGCACTTAAAAATGAAAAATTTATTGTATATGGGTTTAATAAAAGAGAAAAAGATGGCAATTTAATTTATAAAGAATTTAATGAAGACGAATTTTATGATGATTTGGCATCATCCAAAGCAGTGATTTGTAATGGTGGTTTTACATTCATCTGCGAAGCAATATATCTTAAAAAACCTATTTATTCTGTTCCGGCCAATGGAAATTTTGAACAAATATTAAACGGATTTTATGTTCAGAAATTGGGTTATGGGGAATATCATGAAATCATGAATGCTAAAATGGTCAAAAACTTCTTAAACAGACTTCCAAAATATCAAAAAAGACTTTCAAAAGTTAAAAATTACAACAATGATGGAATTATTAGAGAACTAATATATAGAATTGAAAAATATTCGCTAGGAAAATAA
- a CDS encoding sulfite exporter TauE/SafE family protein: MMFMFPIEYFIGLILIGICAGFASGLLGVGGGFIIVPLQYFLLKYIGVEPDLAMLISLATSLAIIVPTSLSGAYRHTRTMDNIIKPGLRLGIFGIIGGVIGGFVASGLPSRILEIIFGCLLLFIAVNNIININKERQDSKIPFNLLSTAIIGLAVGFSSGLLGVGGGIFLIAILTTLLGFSMIEAIGTSSIFISLTAIGGFLSYVVSGWGVNTFPYSIGYVSIINFVLITAFSVPLASVGAKFAHKVPQKKLKIVFSILVMYMALKMLGILP; the protein is encoded by the coding sequence ATGATGTTCATGTTTCCAATCGAGTATTTCATAGGATTAATTTTAATTGGTATTTGTGCAGGATTTGCATCCGGTCTTTTGGGTGTTGGTGGAGGATTTATTATAGTTCCCCTACAATATTTCTTGTTAAAATACATTGGAGTCGAGCCGGATTTGGCAATGCTTATTTCATTAGCAACTAGTTTGGCAATAATTGTTCCAACATCATTAAGTGGAGCATATAGGCATACTAGGACAATGGATAATATCATTAAGCCAGGATTACGTTTGGGAATCTTTGGAATAATTGGTGGGGTTATAGGTGGATTTGTAGCATCTGGATTGCCATCAAGAATATTGGAAATAATTTTTGGCTGTTTGTTGCTGTTTATAGCAGTCAATAACATAATAAATATTAATAAAGAAAGACAAGATTCAAAAATACCTTTTAATTTGCTTTCAACAGCCATTATAGGGTTGGCTGTAGGATTTTCATCAGGACTTTTAGGTGTTGGTGGGGGAATATTTTTAATAGCTATTCTTACTACTCTTTTAGGATTTTCAATGATTGAAGCTATTGGAACATCATCGATTTTCATTTCATTAACTGCAATTGGTGGATTTTTATCATATGTTGTTTCAGGATGGGGAGTTAATACATTTCCATATTCAATAGGTTATGTAAGCATCATTAATTTTGTTTTAATTACTGCTTTTTCAGTTCCACTAGCATCGGTCGGTGCAAAATTTGCCCATAAAGTTCCCCAAAAGAAACTGAAAATTGTATTTTCAATTTTGGTAATGTATATGGCTTTGAAAATGTTAGGTATTTTACCATAA
- a CDS encoding nitroreductase family protein: MNLVNQIYLRKSCRKYVDEAIDMGPIHDFISNVKPLNEKIDYRYEILKKNELNIKTRWKAPYYLTLYSEKKENYLENIGFVFQQVSLFLQSIDIGSCWVGMASVKKKDPNFIIAIAFGKSNDKSREVNSFKRKKLSKISDNDDDRLEPARLAPSAINSQPWYFKHTGDGFDVYQIRQNILKRQVLKKWNPIDVGIALAHMYVANEKTFDFKIKTDFEEIKGYTYTGSIKI, from the coding sequence ATGAATTTAGTCAATCAGATATATCTTAGGAAATCTTGTCGCAAGTATGTTGATGAAGCCATTGATATGGGGCCTATTCATGACTTCATATCCAATGTTAAGCCATTAAATGAGAAAATCGATTACAGGTATGAAATTCTTAAAAAAAATGAACTCAACATTAAGACTCGTTGGAAAGCACCATATTACTTGACATTATATTCCGAGAAAAAGGAAAATTATCTTGAAAATATTGGTTTTGTTTTTCAGCAGGTTTCCCTTTTTTTACAGAGTATTGATATTGGAAGCTGTTGGGTTGGAATGGCATCAGTTAAGAAGAAAGATCCTAATTTCATAATTGCAATTGCATTTGGAAAGTCTAATGACAAATCAAGGGAAGTTAATTCCTTCAAAAGAAAAAAATTATCCAAAATCAGTGACAACGATGATGATAGATTGGAACCTGCACGATTAGCGCCGTCAGCTATCAATTCGCAACCTTGGTACTTTAAACATACTGGGGATGGCTTTGACGTATATCAAATCAGACAGAATATATTAAAGCGTCAAGTTCTTAAAAAGTGGAATCCTATTGATGTGGGAATCGCATTGGCTCATATGTATGTTGCTAATGAAAAAACATTTGATTTTAAAATAAAAACTGATTTTGAAGAGATTAAGGGTTATACATATACTGGAAGTATAAAAATTTGA
- a CDS encoding heavy metal-binding domain-containing protein: MILTSSNTLENKTVIEYKGLVTGESLIGSNIYKDLFSGVRDVVGGRTSRYEEEIQKARDISLNSMTEKAESLGANAIIGLKISYDNLGGTMGNTILVTAYGTAIKYE; this comes from the coding sequence ATGATTTTAACATCCTCAAATACCCTTGAAAATAAAACAGTTATAGAATATAAAGGATTAGTTACTGGAGAGTCATTAATTGGTTCCAATATTTATAAGGATTTATTTTCAGGTGTTCGTGATGTTGTAGGTGGGAGAACATCCAGATATGAAGAAGAAATCCAAAAAGCACGGGATATTTCCTTAAACAGTATGACTGAAAAAGCTGAAAGTTTAGGTGCAAATGCAATTATTGGACTTAAAATTTCTTATGATAATCTTGGCGGTACCATGGGAAACACCATTCTTGTTACAGCTTATGGTACTGCAATAAAATACGAATAA
- a CDS encoding TIGR02710 family CRISPR-associated CARF protein, with product MKRKEVILFMIVGTGTDSNSDDGGFKLLAQKLYSTITKIYPNKVVFFASEKSRETINYIEELFVNDNDEFIVDDDYEIVPIDAIDDFNTCFETFESKIWELDMDITKEYQIIMDYTSGTKTMSAAMACCGMFYSKDLISVSGDRTKGDVSLGTEIINYQNLYKIYDRISIMRARRNFNSNRFMPCIDGLKRIVDITIPKDSFLNLCKSYYYWDNMDFENAYAYLKEVDMSYREFIEVRVKLEKNLRALGIIVNSKSLNLKNCYVLACLINNSKRKAAEYKYDDAIARLYRSFELIAQVKLSKYNLQSSDIDTSILLEKNVSEDFINYLEKMREDGKIRIGLTADFLLLNELGDELGKYYIDNENKIRDLTQKRNNSILAHGLDSQSKEDFDNFLGIVVDLALKLDKDMKKFLNETEFAKFDLKLEYNQL from the coding sequence ATGAAAAGAAAAGAAGTTATATTATTTATGATTGTAGGAACTGGAACCGATTCAAACTCTGATGACGGAGGTTTTAAATTACTTGCCCAAAAGTTATATTCCACAATAACTAAAATATATCCCAATAAAGTTGTATTTTTTGCATCTGAAAAATCTAGGGAAACAATCAACTATATTGAAGAGTTATTTGTAAATGATAATGATGAATTCATAGTGGATGATGATTATGAGATTGTTCCTATTGATGCTATTGATGATTTCAACACCTGTTTTGAAACATTTGAATCTAAAATATGGGAATTGGATATGGATATAACCAAGGAATATCAAATTATAATGGATTACACATCCGGAACTAAAACAATGTCTGCAGCTATGGCCTGTTGTGGAATGTTTTATAGTAAGGATTTAATTTCTGTCAGTGGGGACAGAACTAAAGGTGATGTTTCTTTGGGAACTGAAATAATAAACTATCAGAATTTGTATAAAATATATGATAGAATTTCAATAATGAGGGCTAGACGTAATTTCAATTCTAATCGATTTATGCCTTGTATTGATGGTTTAAAACGCATTGTAGATATAACAATTCCTAAAGACTCTTTTCTAAATCTCTGTAAATCCTATTATTACTGGGACAACATGGACTTTGAAAATGCATATGCTTATTTGAAAGAAGTTGATATGAGTTATCGAGAATTTATTGAAGTCAGAGTTAAATTGGAGAAAAATTTAAGGGCTTTAGGTATTATTGTCAATTCAAAGTCATTAAATTTGAAAAATTGTTATGTGCTTGCATGTTTAATTAACAATTCTAAAAGAAAAGCGGCTGAATATAAATATGATGATGCTATAGCTCGTTTATACAGATCATTTGAACTGATTGCTCAAGTTAAATTGTCCAAGTATAACCTTCAAAGTTCGGATATAGATACTTCAATTCTTTTAGAAAAGAATGTATCTGAAGATTTCATCAATTATCTCGAAAAAATGAGAGAGGATGGCAAAATAAGAATTGGCTTAACTGCCGATTTCCTATTACTTAATGAATTGGGCGATGAGCTTGGTAAATATTATATTGATAATGAAAATAAGATTAGAGATTTGACTCAAAAAAGGAATAATTCCATTTTAGCTCATGGTTTAGATTCACAATCAAAGGAAGACTTTGATAATTTTTTAGGTATTGTTGTTGATTTGGCTTTAAAATTAGATAAGGATATGAAGAAATTCTTAAATGAAACAGAATTCGCTAAATTTGATTTAAAATTAGAATATAATCAATTATAA